A window of Amycolatopsis sp. 195334CR genomic DNA:
TTGGCGGCGTGCTCGGCGAACGACGCCGGGGCCAGGCTGATCTCGTTCCCGCTGGAGAGCCGGGCGAGCATGACGTTCACCGGTGGGGCGTCGAAGGCGCAGATCTCCGGGGTGAAGCCCGCTTCCTGGCACGCGGCGACGATGCTGTCGTAGTACGCCGGGGCGAGGTGGCGGGCGAACAGCAGCAGGGTCTCGCCGCGCAGGGACGCCACCGGGATCCTCGGCGCGTCGGCGAGGCGGTGGCGGGCGCTGAGGACCGCGGCAACGGGCTCTTCGCGGAGGAGTTCGCCGCTGACGCCGTCGACCGGCGGCGGTGAAAGAGCGAGACCGACGTCCAGGTCACCGGAGCGCAGGCGGTCGGGGATCTCGGAGCTGTAGTACTCCCGGGCGTCGACCATGAAGTCGGGGTGGTCCTCCCGCAGCGCGTCCAGGAGCGCGGTGAGCGTGTCGAAGCTGGTCACCGGGGTGTAGCCGAGCCGGATGGTGGTGGCGATCCCGGCGCCGGACAACCGGGTGAGCTGCACGGCGTCCTCCAGCGCCGCGAGCACCTTCGGCGCCTCGCGAGCCAGCGTCCGGCCCGCGGCGGTGAGGTGCACGTTCCGGCTCGACCGCACGAACAGCGGGGTGCCGAGGGTGTCCTCGAGCTTGCGGATCTGGTGGCTCAGCGAGGGCTGGGCGATGTAGAGCCGCGTGGCCGCGCGGCCGAAGTGGAGTTCCTCGGCTACGGCCAGGAAGTAGCGGAGGACGCGGGGGCTGATATCGATAGACGAATCCTACCGCTGGCGGGCGGGACAAGTCTTGGACGCCCGCTCCGGGACCGCCATAGAGTCGTCCTCGCGCCGGGGAACAGTCCACTGTGTCCCCGTCGATCCTGGTCAGAGCCGGTTTCCGGGCGGGTGCCCGGCCGGCGAACCACCTCCACCCGTTCTCGCGAGGAATCAAGCATGGACATCACCGTGATCGGTCGCGGCAATC
This region includes:
- a CDS encoding LysR substrate-binding domain-containing protein, which encodes MDISPRVLRYFLAVAEELHFGRAATRLYIAQPSLSHQIRKLEDTLGTPLFVRSSRNVHLTAAGRTLAREAPKVLAALEDAVQLTRLSGAGIATTIRLGYTPVTSFDTLTALLDALREDHPDFMVDAREYYSSEIPDRLRSGDLDVGLALSPPPVDGVSGELLREEPVAAVLSARHRLADAPRIPVASLRGETLLLFARHLAPAYYDSIVAACQEAGFTPEICAFDAPPVNVMLARLSSGNEISLAPASFAEHAAKTSNGIVLRDVVDPPIMAELSVLWPANDPSPAIAGVVETARRCAERNKWLSDPDS